The Toxorhynchites rutilus septentrionalis strain SRP chromosome 3, ASM2978413v1, whole genome shotgun sequence genome includes a region encoding these proteins:
- the LOC129772971 gene encoding uncharacterized protein LOC129772971, with amino-acid sequence MDKVTANLPAHNIPISDWAIPSDLFLADPTFNQSQPIDMVLGARHFYSFFPTANRIQLRSNLPILVDSVFGWIVAGSSHTVHPKNEATLSCSVVEVATVSLEDSLERFWKTEELQTKDNFSIEERHCETTYATTTTRNVEGRYIVRLPRKPDFNIMLGDSRTNALRRFQLLEKRLERNPKLKSEYHSFIQEYISLGHMRMVGVDDYENSQTFYLPHHPVIKEGSTTTKVRVVFDGSAKSSTGFSLNEALCVGPVVQDELLTIILRFRTFPIALVGDVAKMYRQVLVDPNDTPLQRIFWRFSQETPIEVYELLTVTYGLAPSSYLATRTLQQLADDEKESFPIGAPAVRKCFYVDDFIGGAQSIETAVQLRNELTNLLQKGGFELRKWTSNRLEVLHGLNVDQIGTESTLQFSPCETIKTLGI; translated from the coding sequence ATGGATAAAGTGACTGCAAATCTTCCCGCCCACAACATTCCTATATCGGATTGGGCCATCCCGAGCGATTTATTTTTGGCCGATCCCACGTTCAATCAAAGTCAGCCGATTGATATGGTTCTAGGTGCAAGACATTTTTATTCATTCTTCCCAACCGCTAATCGCATCCAACTGCGAAGTAACTTACCCATTCTGGTCGATAGTGTTTTCGGGTGGATTGTAGCAGGCTCATCTCACACCGTCCACCCTAAAAATGAAGCAACATTGTCATGCAGTGTTGTAGAAGTAGCAACGGTATCATTGGAAGATTCTTTGGAGCGTTTTTGGAAAACCGAGGAGTTACAAACGAAAGATAATTTTTCGATAGAGGAAAGACATTGTGAAACAACATACGCAACCACTACAACAAGAAACGTTGAAGGGCGATACATAGTTCGCCTACCACGGAAGCCTGATTTCAACATAATGCTCGGAGACTCAAGGACAAATGCCCTACGGCGATTTCAATTACTCGAGAAAAGGCTAGAACGGAATCCAAAGCTGAAAAGTGaatatcattcattcatacaagaGTACATCTCCCTCGGCCATATGCGAATGGTCGGAGTGGACGATTATGAAAACTCCCAAACATTTTATTTACCCCACCACCCCGTAATTAAGGAAGGAAGTACCACGACAAAAGTTAGAGTTGTCTTTGATGGCTCTGCGAAATCTTCTACCGGCTTCTCTCTAAACGAAGCTCTTTGCGTGGGTCCTGTGGTGCAGGATGAACTTCTGACCATAATTCTCCGATTTCGCACCTTTCCAATTGCTCTAGTTGGCGACGTTGCAAAAATGTACAGGCAAGTACTTGTGGATCCGAACGATACACCGCTGCAACGAATTTTCTGGCGTTTTTCCCAAGAAACTCCAATCGAAGTTTACGAACTCCTAACCGTGACTTACGGTTTAGCACCTTCATCGTATCTTGCTACACGCACTCTGCAACAATTGGCAGACGACGAGAAAGAATCGTTTCCAATAGGCGCACCTGCAGTACGAAAATGTTTTTATGTGGACGATTTTATTGGCGGCGCCCAATCCATAGAGACAGCAGTCCAGTTGCGGAATGAACTGACTAATTTGCTCCAGAAAGGCGGCTTCGAGCTCCGGAAATGGACATCAAATCGACTAGAAGTGCTCCATGGTTTGAATGTCGATCAGATAGGAACTGAATCTACACTCCAATTCAGTCCATGCGAAACCATCAAGACGTTGGGCATATGA
- the LOC129772970 gene encoding uncharacterized protein LOC129772970, with amino-acid sequence MSPFLDPEKILRVGGRLNLSQLPYQTKHPALLPNPHPFTRAIAEYFHQKLLHGGGRLLLTTIREEFWPLQGRRLVRNIVRNCFRCTRLNPVPVQQQIGQLPTSRVTPSRPFSITGVDYAGPVYLKPIHKRAAPTKAYICIFVCFATKAVHIELASDLSTQAFLCALRRFISRRGRPLHIHSDNGKNFEGAKNELSELFEMLNNSCEISSACTEEGITWHLIPPKAPHFGGLWEAAVKVAKRHLYRQLGCSKLSFEDMCTILTQVEASMNTRPLLPMTDDPNDLAALTPAHFLIGTTITALPDPDLRHLPANRLDHFQELQMHVQRFWRHWRSEYLQELQKDTKGSVRNDGISIGRMVIIVDELQPPTRWSLARIVDVHPGKDHIIRVVSLRTARGVITRPTSKICFLPDSSVDLDQDGRIGLPVNRNASNLDR; translated from the coding sequence ATGAGTCCATTCTTAGACCCAGAGAAAATACTCAGAGTGGGAGGTCGATTGAATCTGTCCCAGCTTCCCTACCAAACCAAACATCCTGCCTTACTACCAAATCCTCATCCTTTTACACGAGCAATTGCAGAGTACTTCCACCAAAAACTACTTCATGGCGGCGGGCGTTTACTGCTGACCACCATACGTGAAGAATTCTGGCCACTACAGGGTCGCAGATTAGTTCGAAATATTGTGCGAAACTGTTTTCGTTGCACTCGCCTCAACCCCGTACCTGTCCAGCAGCAAATTGGACAGCTGCCTACTTCGAGAGTCACTCCGAGTCGTCCATTCAGCATAACTGGCGTCGACTATGCAGGGCCCGTATATTTGAAGCCGATACATAAACGTGCAGCTCCGACTAAAGCATATATTTGCATATTTGTGTGTTTCGCTACGAAGGCAGTCCACATCGAGCTCGCCAGCGATTTATCAACCCAGGCCTTTCTATGCGCTCTCCGTCGCTTCATATCTCGTCGTGGTCGTCCACTACACATACACTCGGACAACGGGAAGAATTTCGAGGGAGCTAAAAACGAATTATCCGAACTATTCGAAATGCTAAATAACAGCTGCGAAATATCATCTGCCTGCACAGAAGAAGGCATCACATGGCATTTAATACCGCCTAAAGCACCACACTTCGGTGGTCTCTGGGAGGCCGCGGTCAAGGTGGCGAAAAGACATCTCTATCGTCAGTTAGGATGCTCCAAGCTGTCTTTCGAGGACATGTGTACCATTTTGACTCAAGTCGAAGCATCTATGAATACACGACCGCTACTACCGATGACAGATGACCCAAACGATTTAGCAGCTTTAACTCCGGCGCACTTCCTCATAGGCACTACAATAACCGCCCTGCCCGACCCAGATCTCCGTCATCTTCCAGCTAACCGGCTTGATCACTTCCAAGAACTTCAGATGCATGTGCAAAGGTTTTGGCGTCACTGGCGTTCAGAGTATCTTCAGGAGCTCCAAAAGGACACTAAAGGCTCAGTACGGAACGATGGAATTTCGATCGGCAGAATGGTCATCATAGTGGATGAATTGCAGCCGCCTACACGATGGTCCTTGGCACGTATTGTGGACGTTCATCCTGGGAAGGACCATATCATCAGAGTCGTCTCTCTTCGCACGGCTCGCGGAGTTATCACTCGACCCACTTCCAAGATCTGCTTTCTACCAGATTCATCAGTAGATCTGGATCAGGACGGACGCATAGGCTTACCAGTCAACCGGAATGCCTCTAATTTAGATagataa